The DNA region GCACAACATCAATGGACGCTCGTATCACGTTTCCATGTAAAATTAGTAAAGAAGATAAAGGCCACACCGATTTTGCGTTCTGACAAAGCGTTGTActactttttcttttcgcatACCTACTTATTGATGTTTGTGGTAGTGGTGGCATGCAAAACGGGTAGTGAATTAGGGCGAATTGAAGCGTGCACGTAAAAACTGAATGGGTTCGACCTTATCTAATTGATCTCACAATCAGCCAAAAGTCGGGCTACGGCATCCACAAAGGTGTGGGCATCATTGGGACCTTGAGACAGATTATGGTTGCCCAAAGGCAAATGCAACGGAATAGCTACCTGCATTTCATCCTCGCGACAGGCGTCATTCATGGCATCGACCAGCCGCGTGGTCAGTTCTTCGGTATCGAGATCGGCAGGAATGTATTCGTCCTTACCTGAATACGCGACCAATACTTTCAAACGGGCACCGTGGCGATTGGAGCCCACGTGTGCGAGTCTGGATCGCAATTCCTCATCGGTATAATCGGAGGAGAAGAAATCGTCTGTCCCTCCTCTTGCGTTCAAATCCAAGTACCGCTGGGCCGTAATCGGTGCCCAAAAGGCGTCACGCGGCATCATTTCTTCCGCTTGACCTCGGGATTGCATGGACAATGCCAAATCGATGTTTCTTGCTTGTAAGTCAAGGTGGGGGACGCCCTCGCGATCGGAAACGGGGGCTTGCAGAGCCGCCACCCGGATTCGATCCTGTAAGTCGCGACGCGCGTGTTTGAGAAAATAGACAATATTTTGACATCCCGTAGAATGCCCGACTAAACAGAAGGTAGACGCGTTCCGATGCGCGATGCAATAGTCTAGCAAGGATTCCATTTCGGCACAGTCCCGCGTCAGAGAGCCGTGCCCAAAGCCTGTGTATGAACTACTCAACACGGGTTGAATCAGGGACCATCCACCTTCGAGACTAGCACACGCCTGTTCCAACAATCCGGTGTAAGGACACGGCAAGAGACCGTCCGATAAGCCTCCCACTAGAATACATTTGTTGTGCGGTGTGACGGCTGTAGATCTTTCCCTTGTCGATTCCGTAATGGGACTTTCGAAGGCAACTTTTCCACCATCGTAGAGAAACAATTGTCCCGTTAGTGTTCCATAAGAAGAAAGAGGTGGAATGCAGGGTGGACCTGAAGTAGCTGGTTGAATCATCGTCATTGTGACGATACAAATCGATTGTTCTAGGACAACCCCAGATAGTGGTAATGGGAATCGCCTACGATATCCGCATTtcgtgactgactgtgaatcaattTACCAtgctttttcaaattctGCACTTCTTACGGTATAATACTATCGACAATAACTCGAGAGGTAGATTAAATTCTTCTatattgttgacaatgacagAGACGAGCCGTCTTCCAgtgaagaagcaaaaggtGTCGATAGTCTACATTAGCTGACGAAATGTACTGTCGCAAATACTGTAACCGGGAAAAGGTGGCACTTCCTTCTAGAAGGGCATCAACGTTCAAAGTTTGCGTATGGTAGGGCTTCTAGCAAAACCGAAACACTTGTACCCTACAGACAAGGTAAGACCGGCCGGCCCAATgtttgctaacagtaaaattGTAAACCTTACCACTCTTTCCCTATTTTGGTACCAACATACATCGTGAAGATTAACTGTACTGGTAAATAGAatgcactgactgtgagttgttTTATGAGGTTTTCCTGTGCTTCTATAGGAGCGTTAGATATACTGGTATCATTTTGAAGCTGAGATCAAGACGAATCCAAGTCTGGGGTCAATTTTGGGCCAGATTGTGGTGTGTTCGGTACCAACTGCACAtactttttgaaaaaaattcCAAATTTCGGTCCTATACGGTATAATAGCATGACACTGAGAGCCCGTCAGCCGGTGGCAGTCTCGACTTGGATTAAGGTTGCCCAACCTGAATAACTTGTTGACATGTGAAGAAGACTTGAACGCGAACGCAACCCTTCAGGAATTGTCTTTGTCCCGTTTTTGCAGTTAGGTAGAAATTAAGCTCTGAATGACTCATGTCAGTTttctcaagaaaaagaaaacacaTAATCTTCGGGAAATGTCCAAGCTGGTAAGGAAATGTCACCGCATAGCAGGAGAACGGAGAAGCATTCGGTTTTGGAGCGTATCCTGTTCTTCGAGTCAAACTGCCAATTGGGGCTACTCAAAATTGTATTTAGGTATATGTTAAATTACTTAGCCTTCCGCACTCCGAAACCAATGCCAGTTTCGTCAGTCAGGCGCGCATCAGTCCAAAACTTTCGCCAGGAACAAATCCCGAGAAGCGGATCCGCCAAATATTGTCCTACTTTATAGGCAGTCGTATTGTCATTCCTCCTACTCACGCGCAAACTCCTTCGCACATTCCTCTTACATTAATCTGCCCATTCAAATTAGCAGAGACTGAGATTGGCGTCATGCATTATAGCAGCGATGGACATCCAAAGACGAACTTTATTGACGATGTTGAGCAGGGAGTGCAAACGGATTCGGTCGTCAGCATTGCAAAATCAGATTGCTGTTCTTCAATTCGAAGCAAGAAAAAATATTGTATGGACGGTAGTATTGATGCTGCACCAAATACGGTTTCGTCCCTGTTCCGTACGTCAACTGCTCGCATAACTCTGGCATCCACAGGTGAATTAAGCTGTATGGGAGATAGCGAAATGTTCCAAACAATCAGCTCCGGTCAAGTCGCCAAACCGCTGCATAATAGATTCGGTCGCGCTTTTGTGTCACATGAGTACGAGGACAACTACCGCGAAGCCATCAATCATCGAAACGATGAGTCTTCAACCCACGGTACGCCGAAGAAAATTTATTTTCGTGGTGGAACAGCCATGCATTTTCCTGAACGTCTCTTTGAGATGTTGCAGCAGGTCGAAGAGCTCGGAATCTCCCATATTGTCTCTTGGCAGCCTCATGGACGCTCTTTCCTTGTACATCGTCCTCGAGAATTTGTATCGCAAGTTATGCCAAAGTATGTATTGCCGACATGGCAACATTGCCGACGTAAACTTACCTTTACAACCAAACGTCTCACCCCTGAATTGTTCACACCAATTTAATGAATTCAGATTTTATCGGCAGACTAGATTCACGTCCTTTCAGCGCCAACTCAATCTATACGGTTTTACTCGTTTGAGCACAGGGCGAGACTGCGGTAGTTACTACAACGCAAACTTCCTCAGGGGTTGTCCTCTACTTTGCCGTCGTATTGTCCGTCGACGCATCAAGGGCAATGGTGTCAAGCCAGTCCCTTCGCCAACCACAGAACCTGACTTTTACAACATGGAATGGTGCGAGGACTCCGGTCCACGGCCAACCTTTCACGAGAAGCCATCTTTCGGAATCTGTGGTGGTACTGCTCCTCAAACCTCGTGCTTCCAACAAATTTTAAATTCAAGCGCTGCTTCTTACGATCCTTGGAACATAACAAGCCCATATCATGAGCAGCCAGGGTACACCACGCAGGTAGCCTCGCCTGAAATCGCAATGAGCCACCTTCAGATTCCTGAAAGTCTTCTTTATTCGCAGCAGATGGCTCAATGCTGTCGACGCAGCAATCTCCCTACAGCCTCTAGCTCTAGCATCTACCCTTGGACTTTAGGCAGGTCTACCACCACCGAAAATGGTTCGAACGAGGATATGGTAGAAGGATTACGCCAATACCTTCCGGACCATTTTGTGGAAAATGACCAAGCGTTGATACTCCTTAGTAGCATTTGTGATACAGAGGAAGATTCATTGTATGCCCCAGTTGATGGTGATGTTTTCCGCTTTCTCTAGTGGCTTTTCCAGTAAAACGTCGGATGATGAAACCTTGATTTTatcttactgttaaaaaGAGCTAATGTAACGAGTTGCACTGGATTTTGTCTCGTTTCGCATCTACAGCTCATTTGAAGCTGTATTCTATGTACGCTCTAGGAATATCTACATCGAGCATCTAATCGCGTTCCTACTGACAGTCAGAGCAGAACACTTCTTTTCCTGACCATACTTGAGGAATCAAGAAACATCGTCCATAGAGACAGCCGCgacgagagagagagatgGCGGCAAGCATCGGCTTCTCATGACTTTGAAACAACTGGTAACTACAAAATGTAATTTACACAGATGTTGAGCCCGTGTCATCATGGAAAAAAGATGACACAGCTCAAATTTTCTACAGGATACAGATTGTCATTCGACTTGCAATCAAAGAACACATGACCGTACTTgtctctgactgtgagatagAGACTTCAGGGGATGATCGAACGAGGAAGGGTGCAGTTCTCACACCAGCAATTCATGTTGATATGCAGAAGTACCAGCTTTTGCCGTTAAACACAGACAACTCATGATTTGCTCATTTCGCTTGTTTCTGTCGCTATCGGGATGGATTTCCTCTCTGTCGACTGCTTGATAAATTTAAAATATCAGCGATCGCTTGAAGAATTTCAGACATTCCTTCGACTTCAGAGCCCTCTAGTAGAGCATTTTCACTTTGGCGCGATTTGCAAATTGAGGAAAGCCTGACTGTGGGTTGCGGACAAAAAATTGCAAATCAGTGGTTGCATTCGCTGAAATATCTCCGACACAGACAGCTGCACTCACCGGGTGAGAAGAGATGAAACCAGGATGACCGTTGAATCTGTTTCAAGAGCTTTTCTCGGACAAGGAAAATACATAAACAAACGATAAACGTTTACAGTTGAAAGCTTGGAAAACAACGATATATATACAATGTTCTCAAAATGTTTAGAAGTCCAATTGTTAGCATTGAAACTTAATTAACGCGTACGGCTTCTAAACTTTCAGAAACCCGAACCCGCCCCGTGATATGAAGCTTTCCGAATTTAACCAGTCGTGGCATCGTAGAATAGCCTCGTCGAATAAGAGATCTTCCTTTGGGGGTAGTATAATTTGGGACTTCCTTGGTTCTCACTATCGGAAGCAGAAAGGCTGCTTCTATCCGGTTCCCTGACCAGGAGAATAAGCAACTGTTTTCATCAATAATGCGTAGAGATTGCGGCTTTGCTATAATTTCGCTCTCAAGTGTACTCCAACACGAGTGCTGCTCTCAAAAATCTCGCATCGAATCCGGCGAACCCCGTATTCAATACGTAAATATCGTCTTTACCATATTGTACCAACCAACGAAGCGTTTTAACGATCCAGCAGAAAGACAAGGCCAGCTTCTCACCCTCACCCTCACacgagaacgacgacaacgtcgaGAACCAATGTCATATTCAGGAACCATTCCGCCTGCAAAGCATGGAGAGGAGAGAAGATTCTCCTTGGGGACCAATACCTCTGCGTTGGCGTTGCAGCGGTCTTCCTTTCCTGCTACCAAGCAGAAACTCAGTAGTGCTCTCTATGGTGCCAGTGGCCTTTTAGGTGAGCAGATCCTTTCGTCTCACGGTCCCTATGCCAGTAGCGGTAGCGAATTCCACCAAGAAAGTATGCGTCGGCAAAGCCAGTTTGAGACGGAATCTAACGCCTTTACGAGCAATCCCGAACAGCCAAAAAGCTCAAAGAAGGCAGACGGCGAGGGATCCCCTACTCCACGTCACCCCCCTCGCCGTGTGCCCGTTTTGCATGACTATCATGACAACTATCGCGATCCACTGAACTTTCAAACCGTAAAGAAGGGCCCGGATACGGCCAACGTTGATGATTCTGCGGAGGGTCGGAAGGAGAGCAGGGCCGTTTTTCGTGGTGGCGTTTCGGTCCATTTTCCGGAGCGTCTCTTTGAAATGCTGGAGCAAGTGGATTTGATTGGAATGGCTCACGTTGTCTCGTGGCAGCCCCACGGACGAGCCTTTCTCGTGCATCGGCCGCAAGAGTTTGTTGCGGAAGTTATGCCACGGTACGTACAATCATACTACGACTACAGCGGATTTCAAAGATTACTCACAGCAAATTTGAACCCAGTTTCTTTCGTCAGAGCAAGTTTACATCGTTTCAACGTCAATTGAATCTCTACGGATTTGTTCGTTTAAGTACGGGTCGAGACTGCGGAAGCTACTATCACGAATGCTTTCTCCAAGGCTGTCCTGCGCTATGCCGCCGGATTGTGCGCCGCCGCATCAAAGGGAACGGAGTCAAGCCGGTGCCTTCGCCTTCCACCGAGCCGGATTTCTACAACATGGAATGGTGCGAGGCGTCCGGTCCCAAAGCAACGGAAGGGGAGCAGCCGAGACCGACAGTCCATGCCAAAACGAATCGTGAACATTCTCAATTCGTTCCGTGTGCCGCCACGTCCACGTCCACCGGTGGTTTCCACGGAATCCCCGATCACCACGGCTACGCGTGGGCCGGTCAGCGTCACCACGGAGCGCCGGGTGCCGACGCGCGATTCTTGAATTCCGAAGCGGCTTACACGAATCCGATGCTTGCGAATCCCTGGGCTACCTACTCGATGACATCAGAAAGCCATCGTTCGTTTGCTCCGCAGTTTTTCGGAAATTCCGGGGAGCACATGGGCCATACGGGTATGCTTGGTTGGGATCCGTACGCGTCGGGCAGCAACACAGCTCCCTTTCGTTGGAATTCGTCGTTCCAGCCTCCGAGCGCTGCGGGGCGGGGTCTCGTGCGCGACCACCCTTTGGAGGGGCGGTTGGTGACGTTTGGTCGCGGGGACTTGGACTACTCGCGACGATATTCCGCCGGAGGTGGCGGTCTGGACGGCGGCGAAGTGCGATCGAACGTGCGGATGAGCAAACTACCGGAAGATCCGTACGCAGCGGAAGAAAACCcgtggtcgttgttgtccGACTTTGCGGCGTTGGACGACGCGGCCAACCAAGATCCAGTCAAGGACTTTTGGTACGGGAACCGGTAGACTTTGTCGGTCACGAAAATTACTAGGAAAAGGCTGGTGGAGCAATGgtaaagaaaaaagaagcatTGGAATTTGAATGTGTCGCTGCCGATGTGTAAaatcgttgactgtgaattaaGTTATTTAGGTACATGGTCGGCCCGAACCTAGTGCACCGAGCGCCAGTGTCATTGCATTACTAGCGTTGTAATTGTATTGTCGTTAGGTGTCGTAGGATGTCGATTTGCGTATCACTTGGTGTTTGGGTCGTGCCGTTCAATACCTTGCGAGCGGTGTCCATTGTGAATGTTGGATAATTAGGTGAATATCAGAATACCATGAACTGTAGGTAGTCATTCCGGCTCCGAACGGAGTCTCTCGTGGTTCCGTGGATTTTTTTTCGGGACTGGTGTGTATTCCAATATTCCGATTCCCGGGAAACGAATCGGAATGGCCTTCTGGAAATGGGACCGTGTCATCGGAGTATTTGGATTTGGCCACAAGCCTTGCCTGGAGCAATATTAGGCTAGTACGTACGTAGGTATATATTCCTTTTGGTCCCACCACCCGAACACGGCGTTTCTCACCGGGATCCCTTAAGTCGTCACGG from Phaeodactylum tricornutum CCAP 1055/1 chromosome 23, whole genome shotgun sequence includes:
- a CDS encoding predicted protein → MTMIQPATSGPPCIPPLSSYGTLTGQLFLYDGGKVAFESPITESTRERSTAVTPHNKCILVGGLSDGLLPCPYTGLLEQACASLEGGWSLIQPVLSSSYTGFGHGSLTRDCAEMESLLDYCIAHRNASTFCLVGHSTGCQNIVYFLKHARRDLQDRIRVAALQAPVSDREGVPHLDLQARNIDLALSMQSRGQAEEMMPRDAFWAPITAQRYLDLNARGGTDDFFSSDYTDEELRSRLAHVGSNRHGARLKVLVAYSGKDEYIPADLDTEELTTRLVDAMNDACREDEMQVAIPLHLPLGNHNLSQGPNDAHTFVDAVARLLADCEIN
- a CDS encoding predicted protein, with protein sequence MHYSSDGHPKTNFIDDVEQGVQTDSVVSIAKSDCCSSIRSKKKYCMDGSIDAAPNTVSSLFRTSTARITLASTGELSCMGDSEMFQTISSGQVAKPLHNRFGRAFVSHEYEDNYREAINHRNDESSTHGTPKKIYFRGGTAMHFPERLFEMLQQVEELGISHIVSWQPHGRSFLVHRPREFVSQVMPKFYRQTRFTSFQRQLNLYGFTRLSTGRDCGSYYNANFLRGCPLLCRRIVRRRIKGNGVKPVPSPTTEPDFYNMEWCEDSGPRPTFHEKPSFGICGGTAPQTSCFQQILNSSAASYDPWNITSPYHEQPGYTTQVASPEIAMSHLQIPESLLYSQQMAQCCRRSNLPTASSSSIYPWTLGRSTTTENGSNEDMVEGLRQYLPDHFVENDQALILLSSICDTEEDSLYAPVDGDVFRFL
- a CDS encoding predicted protein, with translation MLEQVDLIGMAHVVSWQPHGRAFLVHRPQEFVAEVMPRKFEPSFFRQSKFTSFQRQLNLYGFVRLSTGRDCGSYYHECFLQGCPALCRRIVRRRIKGNGVKPVPSPSTEPDFYNMEWCEASGPKATEGEQPRPTVHAKTNREHSQFVPCAATSTSTGGFHGIPDHHGYAWAGQRHHGAPGADARFLNSEAAYTNPMLANPWATYSMTSESHRSFAPQFFGNSGEHMGHTGMLGWDPYASGSNTAPFRWNSSFQPPSAAGRGLVRDHPLEGRLVTFGRGDLDYSRRYSAGGGGLDGGEVRSNVRMSKLPEDPYAAEENPWSLLSDFAALDDAANQDPVKDFWYGNR